In Acinonyx jubatus isolate Ajub_Pintada_27869175 chromosome A3, VMU_Ajub_asm_v1.0, whole genome shotgun sequence, a genomic segment contains:
- the PDIA6 gene encoding protein disulfide-isomerase A6 — protein MARLVLGLISCTFFLAVNGLYSSSDDVIELTPSNFNREVIQSDSLWLVEFYAPWCGHCQRLTPEWKKVATALKDVVKVGAVDADKHQSLGGQYGVQGFPTIKIFGSNKNRPEDYQGGRTGEAIVDAALSALRQLVKDRLVGRGGGYGSGKQGRGESSSKKDVIELTDDSFDKNVLDSEDVWMVEFYAPWCGHCKNLEPEWAAAATEVKEQTKGKVKLAAVDATVNQVLAGRYGIRGFPTIKIFQKGESPVDYDGGRTRSDIVSRALDLFSDNAPPPELLEIIDEDIAKKTCEEHQLCVVAVLPHILDTGAAGRNSYLEVLLKLADKYKKKMWGWLWTEAGAQSELENALGIGGFGYPAMAAINARKMKFALLKGSFSEQGINEFLRELSFGRGSTAPVGGGAFPAISTREPWDGKDGELPVEDDIDLSDVELDDLEKDEL, from the exons ATGGCTCGCCTCGTGCTGG GTCTAATAAGCTGTACCTTCTTTCTAGCAGTGAATGGTCTCTATTCCTCTAGTGACGATGTAATTGAATTAACTCCATCAAATTTCAACCGAGAAGTTATTCAAAGTGATAGTCTGTGGCTTGTAGAGTTCTATGCTCCATG GTGTGGCCACTGCCAGAGGTTAACACCAGAATGGAAGAAAGTAGCAACTGCGCTAAAA GATGTTGTAAAAGTTGGCGCAGTTGACGCAGATAAACACCAGTCCCTAGGAGGTCAATATGGTGTTCAGGGATTTCCTACCATTAAGATTTTTGGATCCAACAAAAACAGACCAGAAGATTATCAGG GTGGCAGAACTGGCGAAGCCATTGTAGATGCTGCTCTCAGTGCTCTGCGCCAGCTCGTGAAGGATCGCcttgtggggaggggtggtggatATGGTTCTGGAAAACAA GGTAGAGGTGAGAGTTCGAGTAAGAAGGATGTAATTGAGCTGACGGACGACAGCTTCGATAAGAACGTCCTTGATAGTGAAGACGTTTGGATGGTTGAATTTTACGCTCCTTGGTGTGGACACTGCAAAAA tCTTGAGCCAGAATGGGCTGCTGCAGCCACAGAGGTAAAAGAGCAAACCAAAGGAAAAGTGAAGCTCGCGGCTGTGGATGCCACGGTTAACCAGGTTCTAGCTGGCCGGTATGGG ATTAGGGGATTTCCTACAATCAAGATATTTCAGAAGGGGGAATCTCCTGTGGATTACGATGGGGGGCGGACGCGATCTGACATCGTCTCCCGGGCCCTGGATTTGTTTTCTGACAATGCCCCACCTCCTGAGCTGCTTGAG ATCATCGACGAGGACATCGCTAAGAAGACCTGTGAGGAGCACCAGCTGTGTGTCGTGGCCGTGCTGCCCCACATCCTGGACACGG gAGCTGCTGGCAGAAACTCGTACTTAGAAGTTCTTCTTAAGTTGGcagacaaatacaaaaagaaaatgtgggg GTGGCTGTGGACAGAAGCTGGGGCCCAGTCTGAACTTGAAAATGCGTTGGGGATCGGAGGCTTTGGGTACCCTGCCATGGCAGCCATCAACGCACGCAAGATGAAATTTGCTCTTCTGAAAGGATCTTTCAGCGAGCAAGGCATTAACGAATTTCTCAG GGAGCTCTCTTTTGGGCGCGGATCTACAGCACCTGTGGGAGGTGGGGCCTTCCCCGCCATCAGCACCAGAGAGCCTTGGGACGGCAAGGATGGCGAG CTTCCCGTGGAAGACGACATTGACCTCAGTGACGTGGAGCTGGACGATTTGGAAAAGGATGAGCTGTGA